In Actinobacillus indolicus, a single genomic region encodes these proteins:
- a CDS encoding REP-associated tyrosine transposase, giving the protein MTTNYPRRRNNMRLAHYDYSQYGCYFVTICTKNKQHIFGEIINGKVSLNEIGIFIDLSLNKLIDLYPNSKIPKYVIMPNHLHFIWFNQDNANLSDVVRIFKGITTKYYRDKMNKEIKIYQPLWQRSFYEHIIRNEEDFIRIWEYIDNNPLQWHLDRFYK; this is encoded by the coding sequence ATGACTACAAATTATCCTCGTCGTAGAAATAATATGAGATTAGCACATTATGATTACTCTCAATATGGCTGTTATTTCGTAACAATATGCACTAAGAATAAACAGCATATATTTGGAGAAATTATAAATGGAAAAGTGAGTCTAAATGAAATTGGTATATTTATTGATTTATCATTAAATAAACTAATAGACCTTTATCCTAATAGTAAAATCCCCAAATATGTAATTATGCCAAATCATTTACATTTTATTTGGTTTAATCAAGATAATGCTAATTTATCTGATGTAGTAAGAATATTTAAAGGTATTACGACCAAATACTATCGAGATAAAATGAATAAAGAAATTAAAATATATCAGCCCTTATGGCAAAGAAGTTTCTATGAACATATCATTCGCAATGAAGAAGACTTTATTAGAATTTGGGAATATATTGATAATAATCCGTTGCAATGGCATTTAGACCGTTTTTATAAATGA
- a CDS encoding transferrin-binding protein-like solute binding protein gives MRLSVKTTAMAILVSLGVTACSSGGGGSSASNDNPEQAKQIEVLKKQVEAERQAVKSAQDNANQASEKVKASEAAKAKAEAELAKAQQALKDAENATAEEKAKAQAAAEKATQDLAAAQQAVKDAETATTAEQAKAQAAADKAAQDLAAAQQAVKDAKAATAAEQAKAQAAADKAAQELAIAQQDVEKAKAELAKLQEKQLYWDSTWRYLGGNEPNVSQRVTIGRSSVKIDLSKYPESDDVRQIDVVNDDGINVGKAYFINQAYSSYEQFIPENVSFDTPYWSGNDFVFIPTDANKSSAIQNQITATYTGLALDRNYNNDSDRSGSVTKAKFSLTADFAQNTVEGAITERENGRADIQLEQGVIGSSVANQYIDMPYMGFSGVAKTTRKSGGIRTGEYIGFFAGPDAEEVVGSVNNLGGQTSFGGKRQ, from the coding sequence ATGCGTTTGTCAGTTAAAACAACAGCAATGGCGATTTTAGTTTCATTAGGTGTAACAGCTTGTAGTTCAGGCGGTGGCGGCTCATCTGCGTCGAATGATAACCCCGAACAGGCAAAGCAAATTGAAGTTTTGAAAAAACAGGTTGAAGCCGAGCGACAAGCGGTTAAATCCGCGCAGGATAATGCAAACCAAGCGTCTGAAAAAGTAAAAGCAAGTGAAGCAGCTAAAGCAAAGGCGGAGGCTGAATTGGCAAAAGCACAGCAAGCTTTAAAAGATGCTGAAAATGCAACTGCAGAAGAAAAAGCGAAAGCTCAAGCTGCGGCAGAAAAAGCCACGCAAGATTTAGCGGCAGCACAACAAGCGGTTAAAGATGCCGAGACCGCAACCACAGCAGAGCAAGCAAAAGCGCAAGCGGCGGCAGATAAAGCGGCTCAAGATTTAGCAGCAGCACAACAAGCGGTTAAAGATGCCAAAGCAGCAACAGCAGCAGAGCAAGCCAAAGCTCAAGCGGCTGCAGATAAAGCTGCTCAAGAGTTAGCAATAGCTCAACAAGATGTAGAAAAAGCAAAAGCTGAATTAGCAAAATTACAAGAAAAACAACTTTATTGGGACTCTACTTGGCGTTATTTAGGGGGAAATGAACCAAATGTCTCACAACGAGTAACAATTGGTAGAAGTTCAGTAAAAATAGATCTTTCTAAATATCCAGAATCAGATGATGTAAGACAAATTGATGTTGTTAATGATGATGGTATAAATGTTGGAAAAGCATATTTTATTAACCAAGCATATTCAAGTTATGAGCAATTTATTCCTGAAAATGTATCTTTTGATACTCCATACTGGTCAGGCAATGATTTTGTATTTATCCCAACGGATGCAAACAAATCATCAGCCATTCAAAATCAAATTACTGCAACTTATACGGGATTAGCACTAGATCGTAACTATAACAATGATAGTGATCGTAGTGGATCGGTAACCAAAGCTAAGTTTTCTTTAACTGCTGATTTTGCTCAAAATACGGTAGAAGGGGCTATTACTGAACGTGAGAATGGGCGTGCGGATATCCAGTTAGAACAAGGCGTTATTGGTTCGTCAGTCGCTAATCAATATATCGATATGCCATATATGGGATTTAGTGGGGTAGCTAAAACGACAAGAAAGAGTGGCGGAATCCGAACTGGTGAGTATATTGGATTCTTTGCTGGTCCTGATGCTGAAGAAGTCGTAGGTTCTGTTAATAACCTTGGCGGACAAACATCTTTTGGTGGAAAACGCCAATAG
- a CDS encoding helix-turn-helix domain-containing protein, producing MAEKMNMSTNGYAKIERGETKLNLHKLEQIAQIFNIDVLELMNSEGKGVLFLMNEHANNTNYYGNPENLTAEIEKLKLTIAHKDEMLAQKNEEISALKEIISLLKKKDD from the coding sequence ATGGCTGAAAAAATGAATATGTCCACCAACGGTTACGCTAAAATTGAACGTGGTGAAACCAAGCTCAATTTGCATAAACTTGAACAAATCGCTCAAATTTTTAATATTGATGTATTAGAACTAATGAATAGTGAAGGGAAAGGTGTTCTATTTTTAATGAATGAGCACGCCAATAATACTAACTATTATGGAAACCCAGAAAACCTTACCGCCGAAATCGAGAAACTAAAGCTCACCATTGCCCATAAAGATGAAATGTTAGCTCAGAAAAATGAAGAAATTTCAGCATTGAAAGAGATTATTTCGTTATTAAAGAAAAAAGATGATTAA
- a CDS encoding YnbE family lipoprotein: MKVIYSLFAIFCLNLTACTPKVQLETPPEGITINMNVVLDHKIEVQMDEKSRAVIKTIDNTEAKK, translated from the coding sequence ATGAAAGTCATATACTCCCTTTTTGCAATTTTTTGTTTAAATCTAACCGCTTGTACACCTAAAGTACAGCTTGAAACACCGCCTGAAGGCATTACGATTAATATGAATGTGGTGCTGGATCACAAAATTGAAGTGCAGATGGATGAGAAGTCCAGAGCGGTGATCAAAACTATTGATAATACAGAAGCCAAAAAGTAA